The Salmo salar chromosome ssa02, Ssal_v3.1, whole genome shotgun sequence genome segment GTAGTGAAACCATCTGTTTCTATAGATGGACACAGGGTGGATGAATTTATGGACTGTCTGTAACGtacgtcgtatagaggggaccaaggcgcggcgtgttgagtgctcatgattattatttaatgaaaactaaacacttttacaaagaaacaaaacgacagcaaagAGTTCCATCAGGCAACAgacaacaaaacggaaaacaactacccacaaacacaatataaaaaaaaaaaaattaaatatgatctccaattagagacaacgcgaaccagctgcctctaattggagatcattccaaaactccaacatagaaatagaaaaacaagaactaaacataaaaacatagaatgcccacccatatcacatcctgacctaactaaacagagaagaaacagctctcttaggtcagagcgtgacactgTCTCTGTTCCCCTCTTACGTAGTGAAACCATCTGTGTTtctatagatggatggatggatttatGGACTGTCTCTGTTCCCCTCTTACGTAGTGAAACCATCTGTGTTtctatagatggatggatggatttatggactgtctctgttcctctcttacGTAGTGAAACCATCTGTGTTTCTATAGATGGACACATAGGATGGATGGATTTATGGACTATATATCTGTTCCTCTCTTATGTAGGTAGAGACAATGTGAACATACTGAACATCCTAAAGACTGTTGAGGACAAAGTCATGGGTTTTAGGCATATGACTCAGACCTCATTTCAAATGTGAATTTGAgttatttaaatattttttttctttgtattttggtATTTCCAAATACACAACCTAAAACAAATAGTTTTATTTGAACGTTTATTTGTAAAACCCAGTAGTTGACCAAATGTTTTCAAAaaaaaagaagggaaaaaaaaggtatgaaatgtattcactactgtaagtcgctctggataagagcgtctgctaaatgactaaaatgtaaatgtaaatactatTTAAATACCTGGGAGTGTATTTGAGTACTTCAAACACAATCCAATATTAAACTACTTGTTTTTTCAAATAAAAGGTTATCTGAATACTTGttttgaaatgtattgaaaagtaattgaaatacctGTTATAACCCAGGTGTGATGACTAGGCCTACACATTTTATACATAGGAGTGACGTTGTACAATCATCACATTTCTCAAAAGGAACAGTTGAAATGTTTCAGCCCCCCAACCCCTAAAAGAAACAAACATCCACCCACTAGTTCTTGACAATATAACAATTTAATAGAAAAACCAAACATTTCACTTTCTCTTGTTTAACatttcatatacatatatattcctATATTTGTGAATCTGTGTGCGCTATATAAACTGCAGCTCACATCATTGTAAAAACCTGGACAGGGAACAACCAAAGTGGTTTAAAACAATAACAAGACAACACAGTCATCAAACTGCCATTTTCATCCTGTGACTATTGACACATGATGGGTTTACATACAATTCACATGTTTCGGCATGTCTGTGAATTACGCTCACAGACATGTATACATCATCGGACTTAAAATGAAAGGCCTACACAATAAAAAAATTTGTATTTCAGAACCTTAAAATTCACAGCCCTCTGTTGGTCAATCAGAATTCTTAATTCCCAGTATAAGTGTTGTAGTAACTTACGAAACATCACAATCGATTTCAGAAAACAAATGTTGTGTTTGATTTAGATCATATTGATGAATGCCAAACTCTCTCGATAAGGATGAACTTTGATTGAATctattgcaaaaaaaaaatagaaGTTTAGTAATTGCCAAACTCACAATCAACATCTACTGCTTAATTGATTATTGGGTGATGTGTTTGGAACATGATTAGGATGACTTGAATTTCAGGCCAAACATCATGGCATGATTCTGTGTCATGTTGAATGAGGAATCTTGTCAGTTCTAAACGAGACCTTTCTGTCCTGAACAAGATGCCCTGATCAATATACATCAAAAACAACCTATCACGAAGTAGCAATGGAGAGGGCTACAAAAGAGGAAGAGCCAATCAAAAGgccagaaaataaaaacatcagtTGGGGAaaatttcaatcaatcaaatcattACTATTTCCTGTGTATTTCCATATTCAagaacaataatcaagataaaaaCATGTAGGACAACAATAAAGAATGTCTTTAAAAAATAACATAATTCCTGCTCGTAAATTATTGCTTTCCAATGTCTTTTTTCCTTTTCCTTTTCCTAGTGTaagtagaagaagaaaaaaaacacacttgGGAGGGTGATTGAGGAAGAGCGCGAGAGGAGGAAGAGTGTGCTGGGTAACCCTGGGCAACAGAGGAAGGAATACAAACGAGTGAGAAAGGGACCCTGGGATTGCTGTGCATTCAGGTTGAGATCAATAAAGTTATACAAACACCTCCAGTAGACATATAACTGTATATAAACACTTGACTTATATACTGGGTATATGTAGGAATACATCAGGTTCTAGTTTCATATCCCCTCTTCCCTTTACTAGTcatagacatctctctctctccctcttttccacCTGAAACCACCATAACCCCATTCATAGGTGACATCGTCAATGTACACTGTGTACAAATATAAAAGTGTTTGTACAGTGTTCGTATAAATCTGCCCAAAGTTTAAAAAGCCTGCGTGAGGACAGTGTCCTTTTGAACATGCTAATGGTCGCTAAGCTAAAACAGCGAGGGGAGCAGATAGAGGATATTCACAGGCTTCAGATCAGAATattcccatatatatatatatatatattcccacATATTCCCCCAAAGCTGTAGATCACCTGGATTGCCTGAGACTTCAAGTGAATGATTGGACTGATCTATCCATATGATGTACAGACCAGTGGAGCAGCAGATCTAAACACACAGCTGACTCTGTTAGTGAAAGGCCATGTTTGTGTGTTACTGGTGAAGCAGTGCCTGCCTCAGGGCCTTGTGCATGCTCAGGTGGGATTGTGTGTTCCATCTCTACAACAAATCCACTGGCTGTGGAGCTTGGGCAGTGCTAGCTACAGATGTGTCATTTTGCCCAACTATCGTTGAACCCtgaatctcttctctctctccccctttcttcctCTGGCCTTTTACATGTTTATTGAACCTGCATTTGCATACCTATACTTGATTTCACTCTTTCTTTTCTCTGATTAACTCGCCCTCTCCATCCTGGCAGTGCAATCATCTGACCGATAATTAGACATGCTCTCTTTGGATCACGAAAGGCGGAGAAAGAGAGCAAAAGTGCACCAAATGAGAGAGAAGGAAAcatttgagagacagagaggtaagtgGAAGAGTGTATGTGGGGTCACTCATTGAAAGAGGGGTAGATGGGAATCTCAAAGTCATCGTTGTTGAAGTTGGCCGGCTGGTCCAGCATGGCGAGAACatcctagagagagagcgagagagatttaACTTCAAAGCAACATGACAACACATAACAAAAGGTACAGTCAGaaggagaaagacaaagagagatggagacatgggGAAGAGAAAGGCAGATTGAtataggtagagggagagagacttacAGGGAAGATGTCAGGCTGGTTGTTCTGTGCGTGGGGGtgctgctctgccctgttctgagcttgCTGCTGGCCCTGCCACTGCGGCCACACTGCCTCCGCTGCCCTGGAGGGGAACTGCTGCCCCGACCCCAAGCCATCTATCAGAGATAGGACAATGGGCGAGTCAGTATCTAACTACACcagcatacacaaacacataaaaacactgtactgtagttgttgacacacacactctctcagggTCGCGTACCATATCCGTTGGTATTGAGGCTGGCGCGGGGGTTGATATTTGGGTAGTTAGCCCCCGTGGTGGGGGTCGGAGCGGCAGTGGTGGGCATCGCCCCAAATGAGGAGGAAGAGTCCCCCACAAAACTCCCCATGGCAAACTGGGGAGACAGGGCCTTCCCTGCCTGTTATTATTCACACTTTATTCACGTACAAGGTTTCTGTTATGCATTTACTGTTGAAACTGTCTGGGTGTATCTTAGTGTTGTAAAGATGAGGTCCTTTACAACACTAAGATACAGAGATGCAAGAACCTCAGAGCACTCATCCCCGTCACAccagctacagatgtaggatttaaatttgatcaccctgttgcaggataactgtCCTGCAATGCAGCCAATTTTAAACTTGTATTGTATTTGAGGTTTTAAAGAAGCTTCTGACATTTGTAATTTCCACAAAAAAATGATAATCCACTAAATAAttcatatttcctgttgctgcaggattattttccagcTGTAGAAAACAGTCttaaattaagattctacatctgtagcACTTTGGGCAACAACAGAGGATCTAAACTTCAGGCTGTTTGGACAGCTTCTACCTGCAGCTGCCAGCTGTCTCACCTGGTTGTTGAAGGGGGGTCTAGCCCCCACTGCTGGCCCCGGCCAGCCCACCGCTGCCCCTCCCTGTAGGGGGCTGCTGTTGGAGGGGGGTGCCCCGTTCTGACGGGACATCTGAGCCAGCATCTGGCCTGCGGAGTGGGATGGCTGCACCATCTGAGGGGCCATCCCTACTGACCTGGAATTAGTTCATAACAACAGGGAATTAGAATCGCTTATTCAGTATACATTGCCCTTAGATCAGTTTAAAACAGTACAACAGAGGCTAGTGATCATACCTGCTGTATGTGTCGTTGGAGCGGTTGGCAGTGGTGTAGTTGTTGTTGTCCTGAGGGTAGATGGGTACTCCGGGGGCAGAGGTGGAGGGCAGGAACTTGGCCTGGTCTGGGTTGGGGTACATGGAGGGGTGCATCTCTGCCTTGTCCATGGTCTTACTGTGGTCAGTTCCAGCTGCGGTCACAGCCTGGACAGGCATCTGACATGGACAACAGTCAAGCAGCGGTCAATACTCACTAAAGGCTTGGAGGTAGGTACaacaatacaactttattgtccatGTTACAGCGAACAATAGAACGGTCTCGCCCCCAAGACAGCACACATCACACATACAGTTGAGATAAGCACAGGATCAAGCTGCAGTGCAGCGCCGCTGGATGCAGGGCATGTTGTGGGGTAAAGGCCCCAGTTAGGTGTGTGTTTTAGTCAGTGCTAGTCTTACCTGTGGAAGTGTAACCTGTCCTGCCTcgtacagaccatctctccctcctccccccaactctgcttgctgctgctgcaactGCCTGGAaaggggggaaagggagagagacaaatgagagggagtggtagagagtggtagagggagaaaatagagggagtggtagagagtggtagagggagaaaagagagggagtggtagagagtggtagagggagaaaagagagggagtggtagagggagaaaagagagggagtggtagagagtggtagagggagaaaagagagggagtggtagagagtggtagagggagaaaagagagggagtggtagagggagaaaagagagggagtggtagagagtggtagagggagaaaagagagggagtggtagagagtggtagagggagaaaagagagggagtggtagagagtggtagagggagaaaagagagggagtggtagagggagaaaagagagggagtggtagagagtggtagagggagaaaagagagggagtggtagagggagaaaagagagggagtggtagagagtggtagagggagaaaagagagggagtggtagagagtggtagagggagaaaagagagggagtggtagagggagaaaagagagggagtggtagagagtggtagagggagaaaagagagggagtggtagagagtggtagagggagaaaagagagggagtggtagagagagaaaaaaaagagtgtTAGCAGTGACAACAGAAAATATAATTTTCGTCAAGGCCCTCCACCGTTGCTCGGGAAACCAAAACACCTGCCGACCAACAGCACTTGCCCCACCACCAGTCACCATGGTAACCAacaagaaaagaggagaggagagggggatcgTTAACAACACCTTGGTCACGATGGATATCTTACTGCtgttgaggagggagagggagggggagaaatcACCCAAAAACAGAAAGGCCCGGTCAAGTCAAGTAACAATCCACAGCCCTTACCAAGGGGTGAACTctggaccagaccagagagaacaAGAAAATAAAGGGAAAGTTGTAGTCTCCAGTGAAGCAGCAGCAGCCCCAGCTGACCCATGTCTCACCTGGCAGCCACCTGCCCTGGGCTGTGGGACACAGGGGGGAAGTTAGGACTGCTCTCCCCCAGCGAGGGGGGCAAAGACACCCCCGAGGACGAGAGGGGGGTGAGGGTGTCCTGAGTCGAGGTTCTACTGGCCCACAACAAAAACAAGGGGTGAggaggaaaggaagggagagaaagatatGGAGGGGAGGTGAACATACTGTAAAACACACATCCTAGAAGAGATGGCATCACATTTCCTAAGGTGGCTCAACAGATTGGTTAGACAGAGTGGAGATGTTCAGACGTTGAGGTGGAATAGAGTTGTGGTGTCTATGTGTTGTAGGAGTCTCACACTCAGGTGACTTGTGTTGGTGCagataatatgtgtgtgtgtgtgttggtacttGAAGTTTGAGTtggtgtagatgtgtgtgtacgtgtgtgtgtgtgtacctacttGGCGTTGGTgcagatgtgtctgtgtgtgtatacagcACGTACTTGACGTTGGCGTTGGTACAGATGATGTACTCTATCTCCTCAGAGAAGGGGTTCTGGAAGGTGAAGGAGCTGGTCCTGATCCAGAGCCAGTCTCTGGTCTTGGACAGGAAGCGGAACATGACGGACAGCACCTGACCCTTCAGCTTGACTACCTGCTGGAAGCTGTCTCTCAGCAGACCCTGGTCCTCAGGGTGGGCCAGCTCCAAGACGTTCTTACCCAGCAGTtcctggggaacacacacacacacacacacacacacacacacacacacacacacacacacacacacacacacacacacacacacacacacacacacacacacacacacacacacacacacagagaaaaagtTAGATCAAGCTGACAGCTGTCACACAGTTTAAACACATACTGTATTCTGATACACAGTTTAAACACATTCTGTATTCTGGTACACAGTTTAAACACATACTGTATTCTGATACACAGTTTAAACACATTCTGTATTCTGATACACAGTTTAAACACATTCTGTATTCTGGTACACAGTTTAAACACATTCTGTATTCTGATACACAGTTTAAACACATACTGTATTCTGATACACAGTTTAAACACATTCTGTATTCTGATACACAGTTTAAACACATTCTGTATTCTGATACACAGTTTAAACACATTCTGTATTCTGATACACAGTTTGAACACATTCTGTATTCTGATACACAGTTTAAACACATTCTGTATTCTGGTACACAGTTTAAACACATTATGTATTCTGATACACAGTTTAAACACATTATGTATTCTGGTACACAGTTTAAACACATTATGTATTCTGGTACACAGTTTAAACACATTCTGTATTCTGATACACAGTTTAAACACATTCTGTATTGTGATACAGTTTAAACACATTCTGTATTCTGGTACAGTTTAAACACATTCTATATTCTGATACACAGTTTAAACACATACTGTATCCTGATACACAGTTTAAACACATTCTGTATTCTGATACACAGTTTAAACACATTCTGTTTTCTGGTACAGTTTAAACACATTATGTATTCTGATACACAGTTTAAACACATTCTGTATTCTGATACACAGTTTAAACACATTCTGTATCCTGATACACAGTTTAAACACATTCTGTATTCTGATACACAGTTTAAACACATTCTGAATCCTGATACACAGTTTAAACACATTCTGAATCCTGATATATGAAATGCGATGCTGGGTGTTTGTCCTACTCTAGCCCCAGGCTGTGAGTGAGGCCTACCTGAGGCTGGTAGCCCACTGTGGCCATGCAGCGGTGGTCTACGAAGGTAAAGAGGCCCTGGCAGTTGTGACGAGAGATGAACTCCACCGGAACGCTGATGCTGTTTATGTCTGTGTCGCTCAGGCAAGAGGTCACCTAGACAACAAGGGGAGAACAAGCGTCTGCAAGATGGTGGTTCCATGAGCCCATCCAAACATTGGACATTAAGTTGTCCCATCTTACCTGAAGTCTACCGATGGCGACTAGACAGTAGCGACTCCCCTGAATATTGTCTGCTTCTTCATCTGTTAGATTCACCCCTGAAATGcgcgcatgcaaacacacacacatacgactCAGTATGCAGCAGTAGTGTATACATTGGATAtatgccggtacagggacaaagtggagtcccaattcaacggctcagacaccagacgtatgtggcagggtctacaggaaaccacggactacaaaaagaaaaccagccacgtcacggacaccgacatcttgcttccagacaaactaaacaccttcttttcccGCTTTgaagataatacagtgccaccgtcgcggcctacgtgagtaaaacatttaaacgtgttaactctTGGAAGGCTGCtaacccagacggcatccctagccgcgtcctcagagcatgcgcagaccagctggctggtgtgtttacggacatattcaatcgctccctatcccagtctgctgtccccgcttcaagatggccaccattgttcctgtacccaagaaggcaaagataactgaactaaatgactaccgccccgtagcactcacttctgtcatcatgaagtgctttgagaggctagtcaaggatcatatcacctccactttaccggccaccctagacccacttcagtttgcataccgccccaacaggtccacagacgatgcaatcgccatcacactgcactctgctctatcccatctgggcaagaggaatacctatgtaagaatgctgttcattgactacagctcagcattcaacaccatagtaccctccaagctcacaaTTAAGCTTGAggacctgggtctcaaccccgccctgtgcaagtGGGTCCTGGAcattctgacgggccacccccaggtggtgaaggtaggaaacaacatctccacttcgctgaccctcaacactggggccccacaagggtgcgtgctcagccccctcctgtactccctgttcacccacaactgcgtggccatgcacacttccaactcaatcatcgagtttgcagacaacacaacagtagtgggcttgattaccaacaacaacgagacagcctgtagggaggaggtgagggccctcggagtgtggtgtcaggaaaataacctctcactcaacgtcaacaaaacaaagaagatgatcGTCGACTtcgggaaacagcagagggagcagccccctatctacattgacgggacagcagtggagaaggtggaaagttttaagttcctcggcgtacaaaTCATAGACAGTgtggcgcaacagcgcctctttaacctcaggaggctgaagaaacttggcttgtcacccaaaaccctgacaaacttttacagatgcacaatcgagagcatcctgtcgggctgtatcacagccttgtactgcaactgcaccgccctcaaccacgaggctctctagagggtggtgcggtctgcacaacgcatcaccgggggcaaactacctgccctccatgacacctacagcacccgatgtcacaggaaggccaaaaagatcatcaaggacaacaaccacccgagccactgcctgttcaaccCGCTACCATCcataaggcgaggtcagtacaggtgcatcaaagctgggaccgagagactgaaaaacagcttctatctcaaggccatcagactgttaaacagccatcactaactcagagagactgctgcctacatacagacccaatcactggacaatttaataaatggatcactagtcactttaaacaatgccactttaaataatgccactttaataatgtttacatatcttatattactcatatcatatgtatatactgtattttataccatctattgcaccttgcctatgccgttcggccatcgctcatccatataattatatgtacatattctcatttacccctttagatttgtgtgtattaggtagttgttggggaattgttagattacttgttagattttactgcactgtcggaactagaagcacaagcatttcgctacactcgcattaacatctgctaaccatgtgtatgtgaccaataaaatttgatatgaGAGCTAAGCCataggttagttagttagttacctgtgGGGGGCCAGGACTTGATGTATCCAGTGCAGTGGACCACCACATACTGAGGCTCCCCATCCTTGGGTGGGCCCAGACCATTCCTACAGGGGAGAACACTACCAGTCAAGGCATAGTTCACTATACattgcattcgggaaagtattcagacatctttactttttccacattttgttaagttaaagcctttttcctcatcaatctacacacaataccccacaatgacaaagcaaaaacaggttttcagaaatgtttgcaaatttataaaaaaaacggaaatatgacatttacataagtattcagaccctttactcagttgttgaagcacctttggcagcaattagagcccagagtcttcttgggtatgacgctacaagcttggcacacctgtatgaggggagtttctcccattcttctctgcagatcctctcaaacccagtcaggttggatggggagcgtcgctgaccAGCTCT includes the following:
- the LOC106605812 gene encoding aryl hydrocarbon receptor nuclear translocator isoform X1; the encoded protein is MLFNQDMDSSNPDIPDDSLGLGAGGAQASSSADVPKGSNKRRAAPDFDDDDDGSKLFRCDDDGGRGDKERFARENHSEIERRRRNKMTAYITELSDMVPTCSALARKPDKLTILRMAVSHMKSLRGSGNTAADGTYKPSFLTDQELKHLILEAADGFLFVVSCESGRVVYVSDSLTPVLNHSQSDWLGSSLYDQLHPDDGDKLREQLSTAENNNTGRMLDLKTGTVKKEGQQSSVRMCMGARRSFICRMRCGSCPVEPMSMNRLNFLRSRNRNGLGPPKDGEPQYVVVHCTGYIKSWPPTGVNLTDEEADNIQGSRYCLVAIGRLQVTSCLSDTDINSISVPVEFISRHNCQGLFTFVDHRCMATVGYQPQELLGKNVLELAHPEDQGLLRDSFQQVVKLKGQVLSVMFRFLSKTRDWLWIRTSSFTFQNPFSEEIEYIICTNANVKTSTQDTLTPLSSSGVSLPPSLGESSPNFPPVSHSPGQVAARQLQQQQAELGGGGRDGLYEAGQVTLPQMPVQAVTAAGTDHSKTMDKAEMHPSMYPNPDQAKFLPSTSAPGVPIYPQDNNNYTTANRSNDTYSRSVGMAPQMVQPSHSAGQMLAQMSRQNGAPPSNSSPLQGGAAVGWPGPAVGARPPFNNQAGKALSPQFAMGSFVGDSSSSFGAMPTTAAPTPTTGANYPNINPRASLNTNGYDGLGSGQQFPSRAAEAVWPQWQGQQQAQNRAEQHPHAQNNQPDIFPDVLAMLDQPANFNNDDFEIPIYPSFNE
- the LOC106605812 gene encoding aryl hydrocarbon receptor nuclear translocator isoform X3, with amino-acid sequence MLFNQDMDSSNPDIPDDSLGLGAGGAQASSSADVPKGSNKRRAAPDFDDDDDGSKLFRCDDDGGRGDKERFARENHSEIERRRRNKMTAYITELSDMVPTCSALARKPDKLTILRMAVSHMKSLRGSGNTAADGTYKPSFLTDQELKHLILEAADGFLFVVSCESGRVVYVSDSLTPVLNHSQSDWLGSSLYDQLHPDDGDKLREQLSTAENNNTGRMLDLKTGTVKKEGQQSSVRMCMGARRSFICRMRCGSCPVEPMSMNRLNFLRSRNRNGLGPPKDGEPQYVVVHCTGYIKSWPPTGVNLTDEEADNIQGSRYCLVAIGRLQVTSCLSDTDINSISVPVEFISRHNCQGLFTFVDHRCMATVGYQPQELLGKNVLELAHPEDQGLLRDSFQQVVKLKGQVLSVMFRFLSKTRDWLWIRTSSFTFQNPFSEEIEYIICTNANVKTSTQDTLTPLSSSGVSLPPSLGESSPNFPPVSHSPGQVAARQLQQQQAELGGGGRDGLYEAGQVTLPQMPVQAVTAAGTDHSKTMDKAEMHPSMYPNPDQAKFLPSTSAPGVPIYPQDNNNYTTANRSNDTYSRSVGMAPQMVQPSHSAGQMLAQMSRQNGAPPSNSSPLQGGAAVGWPGPAVGARPPFNNQFAMGSFVGDSSSSFGAMPTTAAPTPTTGANYPNINPRASLNTNGYDGLGSGQQFPSRAAEAVWPQWQGQQQAQNRAEQHPHAQNNQPDIFPDVLAMLDQPANFNNDDFEIPIYPSFNE
- the LOC106605812 gene encoding aryl hydrocarbon receptor nuclear translocator isoform X4; translated protein: MLFNQDMDSSNPDIPDDSLGLGAGGAQASSSADVPKGSNKRRAAPDFDDDDDGSKLFRCDDDGGRGDKERFARENHSEIERRRRNKMTAYITELSDMVPTCSALARKPDKLTILRMAVSHMKSLRGSGNTAADGTYKPSFLTDQELKHLILEAADGFLFVVSCESGRVVYVSDSLTPVLNHSQSDWLGSSLYDQLHPDDGDKLREQLSTAENNNTGRMLDLKTGTVKKEGQQSSVRMCMGARRSFICRMRCGSCPVEPMSMNRLNFLRSRNRNGLGPPKDGEPQYVVVHCTGYIKSWPPTGVNLTDEEADNIQGSRYCLVAIGRLQVTSCLSDTDINSISVPVEFISRHNCQGLFTFVDHRCMATVGYQPQELLGKNVLELAHPEDQGLLRDSFQQVVKLKGQVLSVMFRFLSKTRDWLWIRTSSFTFQNPFSEEIEYIICTNANVKQLQQQQAELGGGGRDGLYEAGQVTLPQMPVQAVTAAGTDHSKTMDKAEMHPSMYPNPDQAKFLPSTSAPGVPIYPQDNNNYTTANRSNDTYSRSVGMAPQMVQPSHSAGQMLAQMSRQNGAPPSNSSPLQGGAAVGWPGPAVGARPPFNNQAGKALSPQFAMGSFVGDSSSSFGAMPTTAAPTPTTGANYPNINPRASLNTNGYDGLGSGQQFPSRAAEAVWPQWQGQQQAQNRAEQHPHAQNNQPDIFPDVLAMLDQPANFNNDDFEIPIYPSFNE
- the LOC106605812 gene encoding aryl hydrocarbon receptor nuclear translocator isoform X2 — its product is MLFNQDMDSSNPDIPDDSLGLGAGGAQASSSADVPKGSNKRRAAPDFDDDDDGSKLFRCDDDGGRGDKERFARENHSEIERRRRNKMTAYITELSDMVPTCSALARKPDKLTILRMAVSHMKSLRGSGNTAADGTYKPSFLTDQELKHLILEAADGFLFVVSCESGRVVYVSDSLTPVLNHSQSDWLGSSLYDQLHPDDGDKLREQLSTAENNNTGRMLDLKTGTVKKEGQQSSVRMCMGARRSFICRMRCGSCPVEPMSMNRLNFLRSRNRNGLGPPKDGEPQYVVVHCTGYIKSWPPTGVNLTDEEADNIQGSRYCLVAIGRLQVTSCLSDTDINSISVPVEFISRHNCQGLFTFVDHRCMATVGYQPQELLGKNVLELAHPEDQGLLRDSFQQVVKLKGQVLSVMFRFLSKTRDWLWIRTSSFTFQNPFSEEIEYIICTNANVKTSTQDTLTPLSSSGVSLPPSLGESSPNFPPVSHSPGQVAARQLQQQQAELGGGGRDGLYEAGQVTLPQMPVQAVTAAGTDHSKTMDKAEMHPSMYPNPDQAKFLPSTSAPGVPIYPQDNNNYTTANRSNDTYSRSVGMAPQMVQPSHSAGQMLAQMSRQNGAPPSNSSPLQGGAAVGWPGPAVGARPPFNNQALSPQFAMGSFVGDSSSSFGAMPTTAAPTPTTGANYPNINPRASLNTNGYDGLGSGQQFPSRAAEAVWPQWQGQQQAQNRAEQHPHAQNNQPDIFPDVLAMLDQPANFNNDDFEIPIYPSFNE